Part of the Bubalus bubalis isolate 160015118507 breed Murrah chromosome 9, NDDB_SH_1, whole genome shotgun sequence genome is shown below.
ctgaaggaaggcatggcaactcactccagtattcttccctggagaattccatgtatggaggagcctggtgggctacagtccatggagtcacaaagagtcagacacgactgaagtgacttagcatgcacacacattacgttttaccattttattttaggATGGCTGATAATGCAACCCactaaaaaatataataaccaaAGTGAATGAAGCAAGAAtctactgtttctttttaaaaatgttttattggaatatagttaatttacaatattgtgttagtttcaggtgtgcagcaaagtgagtcagttatacatagcATATCCAGTCTTTTTTGGATTATTGTCCCCATGTTAGACCGTGTTCTGACATTTGGAGACAGCATTTCTGATTACTTTGTtactcaagtttttttttttttttttttttaatttttcttcacaaaATTGTATTAGCTTGAGTCTGATGTCTTAGACCACTTGGGCATCCTGATAGCCTACAGAACTGCATTAAAAGTGACTTCATTGATATTCCTGTCCAGATACTAAGTAGAGCTTGCAAGGACATACATATTTGTACAAAAAAACTGTTGACCCTGCATGATTTGAGTAGGCAGAAATTCAAGTTCTTTCATGAATCTGGATCATGAAAACTGAAGGAATTCTATTGTATCATATGGGAGATATGAAGTGGATAATATCACTTACTACTCATTTTGTTTATGACCATATTTAGAATGAATTAGGTTTTTTATGTAGAACAGTGGGGAAAATAATGGTTGTAGGCATCACTACAAGTTTTCAAGCAGGAAGAATAAGATGattcaataagaaaatataaaacagtttcATCAGTCCTTCATCTCAATGAAGAAATCATCTTATACATTGACGCTGATGttccataatatttttaaatttttcttacaatttaaaaacatttttaatctttaatgaaCTGTCTAGACAAAAAAATTACAACTGAATCTGAAATATAGACCCTGAAACATACATTCACTTGTAGTATGTAAATTTCATTCATAAATGGATAAAACTATGGATGTTGTGAATGTCTCGGCATATAGTCTAGGAGATGAAATGCCTGTTTATTAGTTTATGaaatttttgtatatttccttCTCAGTATTCTCTGCTTcctattagatcagatcagatcagtcgctcagtcgctcagtcgtgtctgactctttgcaaccccatgaatctcagcacgccaggcttccctgtccatcaccaactcccggagttcacccagactcacgtccttcgagtcagcgatgccatccagccatctcatcctctgtcatcctatATATTATGCTAATACCTCTATTTCTTACTGTCTCTACCTATGGGTAAGGAGGTTTTCCTTAATTTATTGAGTAGATGTATAGTTTGAAAATGAATGACATGCATAATgttacaaaatataatttaaagtttgtttCATGATTTTCAATGTCTTCTCTGACCTGAAGGTCATATTAAGTCAATCTGTTTATTGTGGTTTCTGTTTATGTGTAGACTGAAACTGTCAGACATGTATTTGATAAtcagttttttttccagtaactaTGATAGTCAATGTGGATATAGAGCCTGCTAAAGGAACAGAATCCTATTTAGGAGAATAAAACTCAATGGcctattatataaaaaaaaaaagacactagtACGTTAAAGTCCTCATTATCAGGAGCACCAATTCAGGAAGTGATCTTAAAAAGGAACAATGGACATAGacgtaaaaacaaaaacaaaaacaaaacaaaacaaaacaaaaactgtagtCTCAGGTTTTTTCTCTCTGTAATGTTATAAACATGACCAAGTTTCCAagcttaggtttttttttttttttttttttcccaatacaCTGGTAACTCATGACTAGTCTTTTTAGTAAAACTGAAGACATATTACATGGGGCAATATTTGTCATTTAAGAAGAAATGATTCTTAATAAATTATGGTAGTTCCATCAGATACATGGGAATCTCCAACATTTCCTATCAAAGtttgagaaaaaagaagggacaccggaggaaagaaaaagaagaggaagcctttggatattttcattaataatgaGGCAATTACGTTGTACAgagcagctgaaaaaaaaaattccaggaaacaaataaaaaggcAACTTCTACATCTACAATCTGATTAAAGAATGACAACTACTAACTCTCAAACTTTGAGCTCTGTAGTCATGGGCATTTCTTCAAATCCAGTATAAATGGCTTTTTTTGGACTCACCATCAACAAAGAGTCTTTTCAGAGCCCCCTTTATGTCTTTGTTTCTCAGACTGTAGATGAAAGGTTTCAGCATGGGTGTGACCAGAGTGTGCATCACCAAGGCAGTATACTTGAGCTGGGAGTAGCAGCAGAGCTAAGGTACACTCCTAGGCTTGTACAAAAGAATAAGGAGACAATTGAGAGGTGAGATGCATTGGTGGAAAATGCTTTATACTTCCCTTTTGCTGATGAGATTCTACACATATTTATACTGGCTTTCATAGCAGCAGTGTTTAGAGTGACAGGTAGGAAGGCAGAGATTTTAGTGGTAGAGTTGGTGGGTGGATTGTTATGGAGGTGCATCCCTTTGGAAAATTGTTTCGAAGTTCTTCTGATTTCTCAGTGAGTTAGGAGTAAGGGTATCAGTTTACATAAGGATGGGGGAAGATGGTGTTTAAGGTATGAAGATACAGAAGACAAGAAATAGTCATTGCagggttaaaaaaaatggaagaatgatgggaagaaaagaaatcaggaaaggaaggaaagagggaagaaagaaagggagggagggatgaagggAAGGAGGCATTGCAATCCTAGTGTATGGAAAGATTTTGAAAGGAAGGTCATTTTGCTCAAATGTATGtacattgaattggtgatgccatccaaccatctgccCAGCAAAAATTCAGGGCTTTCAAGTCTTCCTTTCATTCTCAATTCATTAGTCACTTCCCAGTTTCATTTCCTTCCCACCAAGACCACACACTTTTGATCAGGCATCCATCACAGTTCTACTCCTTGTCCTATCAGTTACTTCAAATTAGCCCATTCTTACCTAGTTGATGCACTCAGTTAGTTGGCAACCAGATTCTTCTCCATAGGTATGGTCCTGCATGTCTGCTaaattttgcttccttttctcattAAGAAAGAACTAGTTTTTCTTCTACATGTGgtggatttgaatttttttttcagatccttatttattttttaatgtaaatttatttattttaattggaggctaattactttaccatattgtattggttttaccatatatcaatatgaatccaccaTGTTTTATAAACCCCTGGGTACTTCCTCTGCTTGGAAAAAAGTCCTTATCTATTTTTTTGCCCAATCTAACTTCCACCATTAATGCCAACTAATCTGCACCTGTCTATATCATTAATAAATGACTAATAGCCAGATATcatgatcatttatttattattctctgACTGTGTGAAAGcagaaacatattttatatgttagagtggaaatcttaaaaaattgaaTCTCTTAAGTGTAGATAGAAGTTAAGGTCAAAGCAAAGGAAATAGcaggaaataatagaaaaagcatCATCTACACCTACAATCTGGTCAAAAAAATAGTGATTTCTTACTCCAGTTTCTTTAGCCTGGCAATCATTTACACTTCTTCAATCAGAGGTAAGTTGGCATTTTTAGAGATGCCATCACAATGAATCTTCTCAGAGCCCTCTTTATGTCTTTATTCCGCAGACTGTAGATGAAAGGGTTCAGCATGGGCGTGGCCACTGTATACATCACTGAAGCTGTTATATTTGACTGTGAGCTGTGGGTAGAAGCAGGGCTAAGGTACACAGATAAGACCCTACAATAAAATAAGGCAACAACAGAGAGGTGAGATGCACAGgtggaaaatgctttatatttcCCCTGAGTTGATGAAATTCTTCGTATGCAGGAGATTATCTTAAAGTATGAATAAATGATTCCAGTGAATGCACCACCACCCAGGATTGCAGCTGCAAAATATATTACTATGTCATTAAGAAAGGTGTCAGAACAGGCACATCGGATAACCTGATTgagttcacagaaaaagtgaGGGATTTCCAAGACTGCACAGAAGGACAACCGCAGTATCATTAAGCTTTGTAACAGGGAATTCAGAGCACTCATCACCCAGGACACCAGAATGAGCAGTCCACAGTGCCAGGGGTTCATCATGACTGTGTAGTGCAGAGGGTAACATATGGCCaggtagcggtcataggccatcacagtcAAGAGAAAGTTATCCAGCCctgcaaagagtaggaaaaaGTGTATCTGGCTAATACAGCCTGCATAACTTATATGTTTACTCTGCCTCTGGATGTTCCACAGCATCTTTGGGATGGTGGTGGAAGTGAAGCAAATGTCTACAAAGGACaggttagaaaggaagaagtacatgggggtgtggagttTGGAGTCTGAGCTCACAGCCAGAAAGATGAGCAGGTTTCCAAACACAGTGATCAGGTACATGAAGAGGAAAAGCCCAAATATGAAGGGCTGCAGTTCTGGTTCCTCTgaaaatcccagaagaagaaattctgaaatttgtGTATTGTTTCCTGATTCCATGTAGTGCAGGGCTCTACCtagcagtaaaaataataataagactgATTTAACAAAAATAGACCTTACtggtataatttaaaatgtacaatttataTTTTGCGGTCAAGAAATCCACACCTATAGTTTTGGTGTGAAACTTTCCCCTTTTGGGACATCCTCTGATTACAAATTCCTGTTTATCTCTGTCTTTTCACCAAGAGGTCATGTATTGTAAACTTTGAATAAGGGATTCTGACAAAGTATTGAGGCTATATATTGAGTACTCACCATCTCCTGAATAAACAGAGTATGCTGAGAGTCACAAGTCCCTACAGTTCAATGATGGAGAAAGAATGTAAACaagtagaaatataataaaatgtcaaatgaagaaaaatagagaaggtATATAGAAGGTAGTAGTAAAGGTGTTATATTTTACTGGATGTTCAGCTAGGCTGGCAAACAATGTAACATTTGAACAGAGATATCAAGGAAGAGGGTCTGGGGTGTCAATGTTATCTCAGGAAATGTGGGCCTGGAAGAAGGAAGGGCCAGTGCAAAAACCCTGAGGAAGGGTCTGATAGTCAAGGCTCAAGTGGAAGTTTCTGATACTCAAGGCTCAAGTGGAAGTTTGCGTGTCAAGGGGAAATGACCAAGAGGGAGAGTGATGAGAAATAGGGCAGAGTGCTAAGGAATGAAGATACAGGGAGTCCATCATTCACATGTTGTTCTTGCACATTataaattttgttgattttatttaatatatttttgctcTAATCTTATGATGGCCATCATTCTGATTTTGtatttaattgaagggtaattgctttacagaattttgttgttttctgccaaataacATGatgccatacatatacatatgtcccctcgttcttgaacctccctcccatctccctccccatcctacccctctagattgttacaAAGGccttgtttgagttccctgagtcatatagaaaattcccattggctgtctattttacatatggcagtgtaagtttccatgttactctctgctGTCTGTATTCTAAGGAGAATAATTTGTATATATGAGTTCAGCTCCTCCTGCCATAAGAACTCTCATAcctcacaacacacacacacacacacacacacacacacacacacacacaaacacacacagcatcTTCTCAACTTCAGCTGCAAAATTAGAACAGAAATAATACAAGGTGAGCTGTCAAAACCAGATTATCTATAACCTCAATTATGGGGAAGTAGTACCCAAATTCCAGTTATTAAGTTTTCTATGGACAGTGAAACATGGCTCTCCATTTTAATATGACTGTTTCCCCTCTTTATTTgatgaaacatttaaaacagttcaaaaagcatAGTTGTAGGAAAGAAATAGACATGAGGGAGAAAAATAACCTAATAAACTTAGGTGGTCTCTGAGAGAAGGAGATGAGGAGAAAGCTTCTTTAGTTTGGGGAGTACTACAACTTCTGTTTttgccctgtccatgggattttccagaatactggagcgggttgccatttccttctctggggatcttccccacccagcgattGAGCcagtgtttcctgcatctcctgccttacaggaggattttttttaccaccaagccaccaaagaagccccgtGATGCCCAGAATAACCAGTAAAGCAGAAAAATATcaatttattcaaaagaaaatgactgatgtccttatgaTGCAAAGATAGTTTACTGAATGAAGTAGGAAAATGagcaaaatgaataaacacataatTCAGAATAGCGAATCACCATTGGAGAATGAAGCCAAAATTCTGTAGCTTAAAATGATGCTCACCTTGTGTGCTTTCTATAAACTTCACATTCATATTGCCCTGCTCTTGACCACATAGATCTGGTAAACATTGAACTTGACTGTTTCACCAGATGTGAAAGCTTTAATGCTCAGAGTCACTATaatacttcttcctttttttcgaGTCTCATTCACTTTCTTACTTGGAAATGTTCACGCCTCCTTTGTCTTCAAAAACTCCATCTACACTTTCACATTGTTTGTAGGAAGCTCTTTCatgaaccattttttaaattaataattctaAAGGAAAGAGACATTTCCTCACACACTTAATTTAGTTGTATAAGCCATCAATGTCTACTTCTAATTCTTTGTTATTTTCCTATGCTGTGAATATCTTGACACGTGTAATGATGCTATACTTACTCACTGCCATTCTGACCCCACCATGCCAGACTTAGTTGGAAATGgtagatgaataaatatatatcactTGAACTTGAAAGATTATGGTCCCACAAAATTGCCAAGGCTGAAAGATGATGAAAGGATGAACAGAGGCAGGGAAATGCTAAAATACATATGGAGGACACACAAAACGAATATTTTCCATATTCTGAGGTGAGGACCTACTAGGGAATTAAACTATCTTTCCTAAGAATTAAATCTAATagattaaataaaacacaaaataacttATCAAAGAGCATCCTTCAGAGAAAGGATACAGACAAAATCATACCAGGGTTCTCTTTGTTCAGTCCTTTCTATGTTAGTATATCTGtctgtgtatgtacatatgtgtttatt
Proteins encoded:
- the LOC102413494 gene encoding olfactory receptor 7A10-like codes for the protein MESGNNTQISEFLLLGFSEEPELQPFIFGLFLFMYLITVFGNLLIFLAVSSDSKLHTPMYFFLSNLSFVDICFTSTTIPKMLWNIQRQSKHISYAGCISQIHFFLLFAGLDNFLLTVMAYDRYLAICYPLHYTVMMNPWHCGLLILVSWVMSALNSLLQSLMILRLSFCAVLEIPHFFCELNQVIRCACSDTFLNDIVIYFAAAILGGGAFTGIIYSYFKIISCIRRISSTQGKYKAFSTCASHLSVVALFYCRVLSVYLSPASTHSSQSNITASVMYTVATPMLNPFIYSLRNKDIKRALRRFIVMASLKMPTYL